GCAGAAAAGGACGGCTTGCGCTGCCAGACATAGGTGGCTTGGAACTTGGCATTCCACTTCTCAGGCTCTGTGCCTCCCCCACGCGCATCAGTTGCTGACGCTGCTGCAGAGGCTTCTTCACTGCCTGCACGGACTGGCTCTGCACTCTGCTGCGCATGAGCAGTCAGCCCCCATATCATGCACAAGGACATCAAACTGCCCGTGCAAAGCTTGCCGAAACCAATTTTGTTATTGAATGTTCTTTGCTGACGCATTGACCGCTCCTGGCGAACCCGCCATTGTGAACTGGCTAACCCGCACATGCTCCAGAAAATTCATGCGTAATCTTTACATGGAAACCGACACGAACAATTTTTACGTTCGCCGTACAAGCACCCGCGACACCTGCTGCACACGCGAAGTGACCGCCCGGCAGGCCAGACATGTGGCTACCATCAGCGGATGCTCAGCTTCTCCAGCATGCGCACCAGCTCGGCAACCGAGCCAGCTTCCATCTTGCGCATGGCTTGAGATCGCCTGACTTTGATGGTAATTTCGCTGACATCCAGCTCTCCCGCGATCTGCTTGTTGAGCATGCCTCGCACCACGCCAGTCAACACCGACTGCTCCCCACTGGACAGCGAATTCCAACGCGAACGCAACTCCAGCAACTGCCCATCCTGCACACGGCGCTGGCGATCAAGGGCAATACCTTGCTGTATGGCATCCAGCAAATCCTGATCGCGAAACGGCTTGGTCAGAAACTCTATGGCCCCGGTCTTCATGGCCTCCACGCTCATGGGAATATCGCCATGGCCGGTGATGAAGATGGTAGGAAAACGCAGCCCCTGCTCCAGCATCTGGCGCCTGAACTCCATACCGCTCTGGCCCGGCATGCGGATGTCCAGCACCAAGCAGGCCGGCCCCTCGGGCGGGCTCAGCTCCAGATGGGCGAGAAAGTCGCGCGTCGCGCCGAAGGCAGACACGACCAGTCCCACGGAGAGAAGCAAATCCTCGATGGCCGCGCGCACCGAGGCGTCGTCATCAATCACATACACGGTTTCGAGCTCAGCCAAGCTTGTGTCCTCCTGATGCGGGATCACCCGAGGCGACGAGAGCCGCGATGGTCACATGAAACACGGCGCCGCTGTGCCCGTCCTCGCGCTCTGTGGCCCAGATGCGGCCACCGTTGGTCTCGGCCATGTGGCGACTGATGCTCAGCCCCAGACCCATGCCCTCACGCTTGGTGCTCCAGAAGGCATCGAACAAATGGCTTTTGGCCAGCGGCGACAGCCCCTCTCCCGCATCGGTGACTGTCAGCACCAGTTGCTGGCCCAAGGCCTGGGTAGCCACGGCAATGCGCCGCTGCACGGCCGGCGTTTCCTGCATGGCGTCCATGGCGTTGAGCAGCAGATTGCCCAGCACCTGCAAAAACTGCACTCGGTCGCACCAGGCCGGCGCCAGACCCGGCGCCAGTTGCAGGTCCATGGCAATGGCGCGCTGGTTCAGGTCCGCGCCCGACAGATTCACCATCTCGCGCACTGCCTCGTTGAGATCGAACTTCTGCTTGCTCGGTGCCTCGCCGCGCGCCATGGAGCGGATACGCGCAATGACCTCGCTGGCGCGCCGCGCATCGCCCAGGATACGCTCCAGCGCCTGGCCGGCTTTTTCGAGATTCGGTGGCTGCTGAGCCAGCCAGCGCTGGCTGGCATTGCCGCTGGTGACGATGGCGGCCAGCGGCTGGTTGACCTCATGGGCGATCGAGGCCGTCACCTGTCCCAGGCTGGTGGCCTGAGTGATGCGCAGCAACTGGGTCTGTGCTGCGTGGGCCGCATTCTGGGCGGCCACCATCTTCAGGCCCAGATAGGCCGTGATAACGATGGCCAGGACGCTGATGCCCGTGTTGATGAGTCCAGTGCGGTAGGCCCCGGCCGGCGTCAGCGCAAAGCTGGCCAGGGTGAGCGCTATGCACAGCGCCGTGGTGCCTATCACCAGGCGCGGGCTGAACCAGCGCACCGCCACAAGGATGACGGCCGTGTGGAACACGGCCGCGGCCACCGCGTACTCGGTCAGCGTATCCAGCGCGAAGATGGCTGCCATGGTCGCTGCCATGCCGGCCAGGATCAGGGCCCGGCGCAGATGCAGAAAGCGTTGCGGTTTGGCTGTCATGGCATGCAGGGCGGATCTCAGAGCGTGAAAGACCGTTGATTGTGGCTCAAGATGCGCGCACGCCAGCCCTGCCCGCCTACTCCATCATCACAACGCGGGTCGCTGGCCTATGCTCAGTTGCAGATCGACTGTTGCCTTGGCCAGGTCAGCATTGGCCTGTAGATAGCCGAGGTAGGCATCATCGGCCGAGCGCTGGGCCGACAGCAGCTCCAGCAACGAAGCCTGGCCGTGACGATAGGACAGTCGGATGCTCTCGAGCACGCGCTGCGCATCCGCCAGCACATTGCTGCGATAGCGCTCCACGTTCTCCTGCGCCGCCGCGAACCGGAAGTAGGCGGAGCGCACGTCAGCCTCGGCCTTGTGCTGCGACTGCTGCAGCCCCAGCATGGCCTGGGTCACGATGGCCTCTGCCTGCAGCACCTCACCGCGGTTCAGGCGCGAGAACGGGATGGGCACGCTCACCGAGACCGACAACATGCGCGAGCGGCTGCTCGCATCGAAGACATTGCCTTGGGCATCCATACCCGCAGACGTGGCAGGTATGGCGGTCAATCCCACGGCCAGCGTGGGATTGACCCAGCGGTTGGCCTGGGCCAGGCCGGCATTGTCGCGCGCATTGTCCAGCGTGGCCTGGGCCACGCGCACATCACTGCGCACATGCAGGGCCTGGGTCACCAGGACATCGATGCTCTTGTCGTTCGCAAAGGGCTGGAAATCGCATTGCAGCTCGTCGGAGCCAAAGACCTCCAGGAGCTTGCGCCCCAGCGGCACGCTCAGGGCCAGACGCGAGGTCTGGGCATCGGCGCGCGCCTGCGTCACGTCGGCCTGGAACTGGTCGCGCTCCACGCGCGACTGCCGCCACTCAACGGTGCCGACGTCGCCGGCCTTGCGTCGCACCTCGTTGGCCTTGACTACATCGGACAGAGCATTGAGCGTCTGCTCCTTGCGCTCCAGCGCCTCGCGGTCGCGGCAGGCCTGTGTGAAGTCCTGGGCCGCATCGGAGAACAGCTGGATGCGGAATCCCTCGACCTCAGCCTCGGCCAGCCGCACCTGGCTGCGTGCGGCGCGAATGCGAGCCGAGCGCTTGCCGCCGGTCTCCAGCTCCATGCTGAGTTCATAGGTCCGGTTCTGCGGCCTCGGCAGGCCGCTATTGACCTGCTCGCGCGCAGCTCCCAGCGAGAGCTGGGGATCGGGTCGTATGCCCGCGATGCCGACGCCAGCCCGGGCTGACACCACGTTCTGTTGCTGGGATTGCAGGTCCAGGCTGTGCTGCTCGACAGCGCTCAGATAGTCGCTGAAGCGCAGCCCGGCTGCGGCAGGCTGCGCCGCGGCCTGGGCCAATGCCGTGCCACCCAGGCCCAGCGCCGCCAGCAGCAGAGCCAGGCGCTTGAGGGAAAGAAAGGAAAATTGCATGGTGCATCCAAGTTTGTAGGTATTGCGCGGACCCGAACTCAGGGGGCCATGCGCTCCGCAGTGGCGGTGGGAACGGGGGCTGCGTCCTCGTCGTCGAGCTCCCCGCGCTCGGCCGCTCGCCGGCGCTTTCGCTCAAGCGCACGCTGGGCACGCAGCTCGACCACGTAATAGAGATTGGGTAGCAGCAGCAAGGTAAGCAAGGTGGCGCTGGCCAGACCGCAGACCACCACAGTGGCCAGTGGCCGCTGCACATCACTACCCAGGCCCGTAGCAAGCATGGCCGGCATGAGACCGAAGGCTGCCACCGTGGCCGTCATCAGCACCGGACGCATACGGCTCGATGCCCCCTCGAGCACAGCATCGCGCAACTCCAGACCGTCCTCGCGACGCAGGCGGTTGATCTGCGAAACCATGAGCACGCCCGACAGCACGGCCACACCGAACAGCGCGATGAAACCCACGGCACTCGAGACATTGAGCGTCATGCCACGCAGATGCAGTCCGGCAAAGCCGCCGATCATGGCCAGCGGCACCACGCCCAGCACCAGCAGCGGCTGGCGCAGATTGCCGAACTCGC
This region of Comamonas thiooxydans genomic DNA includes:
- a CDS encoding response regulator transcription factor, yielding MAELETVYVIDDDASVRAAIEDLLLSVGLVVSAFGATRDFLAHLELSPPEGPACLVLDIRMPGQSGMEFRRQMLEQGLRFPTIFITGHGDIPMSVEAMKTGAIEFLTKPFRDQDLLDAIQQGIALDRQRRVQDGQLLELRSRWNSLSSGEQSVLTGVVRGMLNKQIAGELDVSEITIKVRRSQAMRKMEAGSVAELVRMLEKLSIR
- a CDS encoding sensor histidine kinase translates to MTAKPQRFLHLRRALILAGMAATMAAIFALDTLTEYAVAAAVFHTAVILVAVRWFSPRLVIGTTALCIALTLASFALTPAGAYRTGLINTGISVLAIVITAYLGLKMVAAQNAAHAAQTQLLRITQATSLGQVTASIAHEVNQPLAAIVTSGNASQRWLAQQPPNLEKAGQALERILGDARRASEVIARIRSMARGEAPSKQKFDLNEAVREMVNLSGADLNQRAIAMDLQLAPGLAPAWCDRVQFLQVLGNLLLNAMDAMQETPAVQRRIAVATQALGQQLVLTVTDAGEGLSPLAKSHLFDAFWSTKREGMGLGLSISRHMAETNGGRIWATEREDGHSGAVFHVTIAALVASGDPASGGHKLG
- a CDS encoding TolC family protein — its product is MQFSFLSLKRLALLLAALGLGGTALAQAAAQPAAAGLRFSDYLSAVEQHSLDLQSQQQNVVSARAGVGIAGIRPDPQLSLGAAREQVNSGLPRPQNRTYELSMELETGGKRSARIRAARSQVRLAEAEVEGFRIQLFSDAAQDFTQACRDREALERKEQTLNALSDVVKANEVRRKAGDVGTVEWRQSRVERDQFQADVTQARADAQTSRLALSVPLGRKLLEVFGSDELQCDFQPFANDKSIDVLVTQALHVRSDVRVAQATLDNARDNAGLAQANRWVNPTLAVGLTAIPATSAGMDAQGNVFDASSRSRMLSVSVSVPIPFSRLNRGEVLQAEAIVTQAMLGLQQSQHKAEADVRSAYFRFAAAQENVERYRSNVLADAQRVLESIRLSYRHGQASLLELLSAQRSADDAYLGYLQANADLAKATVDLQLSIGQRPAL